GGCTGGCCGCCTTCGGCGCCGGTTTCGTGCTGGTGCGCATCCTGTTCGGCCATCTGCCCGACCGGCTGGGCGGGCTGCCGGTCGCCACGGCTTCGCTGGCGGTAGAGGCGGCGGGCCAGATCCTGATCTGGGCGGCGCCGCTGCCGGAGCTGGCGCTGGCCGGCGCCTTCCTCACCGGGCTCGGCTGTTCGATGGTGTTTCCCGCCATGGGGCGCGAGGTGGTGCATCTGGTGCCGCCGCATCTGCGCGGCACGGCGCTGGGCGGCTTTTCCGCCTTTCAGGATCTGGCCTATGGCCTGACCGGCCCGCTGGCCGGGCTGGTCGCCGACCGTGCCGGCTATGGCCCGGTCTTCCTGATCGGCGGCTGTGCGGCGGGGGCGGGCTTCCTGATCGCGCTGCTGATCGGCCGGCGCCGTCACCAAACGGTCGCAGGATGACCCCGCCGATGCCACACGCCCGTCTCCAGGTTGGACTCAGGCAGAAGGAGTGTGGTGATGCCCATCCGTCTTCCCAAAACGACCCGTCTGCGGCTGCCCCATCTGCGGTTGCCCGATCTGCGGTTGCTCGTCCTGGGGGCGCTGGTGGTGGCCATGCCGGCCCGCGCCGATCAGGGGCCGCTGAAGCTCGCGGCCCTGACCAACCGGCCGTCGCAGGCCCCGGTCACGCCGCGCGCCCTGGCCCCCCGGCTGGACGGCAGCCTGCCGCCCGGCCGGCTGCCGGCCCCGGACGAGGTGTTGAGCTACCGGCCGGACCCGGCGGTGCGCCGGCGCAATTTCGAGGTGTTCGTCGATCGCCTGCGCGCCCATGATGCCGGCGCCGCCGAAAATCTCGACCGGCTGCTGACCGACAACGACGTCATCGCCGCCGCCCGCGACTGGCTGAAACCCTATGGCATGCGGCCGGAAAACGTGGCCGATGCCATGGCGGTCTATCTCTCCACCGCCTGGGCCGCGGTCCGCGGCAGCGATGCCGACCCGGCGCCCGAGGTGATGCGCGGCCTCAGCGACCAGCTGGCGGCGGCCATCGGCGCCACCCCCGGCTTCACCCGGGCGAGCGATGCCGAAAAGCAG
Above is a genomic segment from Tistrella mobilis containing:
- a CDS encoding DUF6683 family protein, translated to MPIRLPKTTRLRLPHLRLPDLRLLVLGALVVAMPARADQGPLKLAALTNRPSQAPVTPRALAPRLDGSLPPGRLPAPDEVLSYRPDPAVRRRNFEVFVDRLRAHDAGAAENLDRLLTDNDVIAAARDWLKPYGMRPENVADAMAVYLSTAWAAVRGSDADPAPEVMRGLSDQLAAAIGATPGFTRASDAEKQELAESMIVQAVIISRHASAARDHPELQKRVGEAVARGAQATFGLDLTRLDLTVEGLR